The Oncorhynchus kisutch isolate 150728-3 linkage group LG8, Okis_V2, whole genome shotgun sequence DNA segment GGCCTCCACCTTCACACGCTTGTCTAGAACGTCATGACCCAGCAAGGCATCTCATGCCACTCGACCTGCGGTCTTGATATTTATTTTATAACGTTACATTGCTGTTTGTGTAACTCATTCATTGCACATTTCATTTAGTTTTTTCCCTTTCAATGAATGCACTTATGCGCACTTCAACTACACTACGGTCCCGTAAAATGGCTGTGCTAGCTATGTAACGTTAGTTTAGCATGCTATCCGTTAGTTAGCTAAGTTCTGTGAAGGTCAGGGTCTTTTACATACAGAATGCCCCGCCTTGCACAGAACAAGTTCATATAATTATAATTAGTTAACTACAGTGTAGTTACTTgttttgaaaaatgtttttgtagtGGTGGTTTAACTGGCATTGCCAGCTGTCAAAAGAGAGGACATCTTGCGGACAACCTAGCTAACTAACAACGCTTGGGCTAATGCCTTGGGGCATATGTTTTGATTTCAGTTCATTGTAACGCAGCTAGCGATTCCAATATACATAGTGCGATTTATTTCCCATTGCATCAGTACAATAGCACTTGTCTTGAACAATAACTGACCATGCTTGCATTCATTCTAGGTGTCCAAGAATGTTGCCGCCGCCAGTGTAGGAGTGAATCACCTTCATACACACAGACCATGTCTTGCTGCAAAGACTGGTGCGTAAAGCGAATGACCTTTAGTTAATGACAATTACTATTTAGGTCAGAAATCCTGTTTTGCCACAAGTACCTATTTAAATGATCAGGGGTCATCAGGATGTACACTTAAAGGTGCAGTGCGACCCAATGCCTTGTAAAATAGTCTAGGCTCTGATCTTTTGGAAACATCTGTTTGGGATGGGCAATTTTTTTTAATGTCACATTCAGCTCCTAACCAGTCACTATCAATTGTTGCTATTTCTCCCTGTACAAACATATAAAAAGGGATTCCTCTATGGCTATATTATACTAACAAAAATGAGGAGTTATGTTGACTCAAGTTGAGTCCATATTTTGATGAGTGGGTTCTGTCTCCCAGGCACGGCTGAGGTGTCCTCAATCTTGGAGGAGAAGATCCTGGGGGCTGACACAAGTGCTGATCTGGAGGAGACTGGCCGTGTGCTCTCCATCGGTGATGGTATTGCCAGAGTGTACGGTCTCAGGAATGTTCAGGCTGAGGAGATGGTGGAGTTCTCCTCTGGGCTCAAGGTGCTGATCTAGACCGTTTATGAATTTAACTTAACCATGTTGCATATTGAAAGAGCTTCTGTTCAATCTAACCACTGTCGTCTTCATAATTTTACCATTGTCTTCTATCCTCTTTTCTAGGGTATGTCTCTGAACTTGGAGCCTGACAATGTTGGTGTTGTGGTGTTCGGTAATGACAAGCTGATCAAAGAGGGTGACATCGTGAAGAGGACTGGTGCCATCGTGGATGTGCCAGTTGGTGAAGAGTTGCTGGGTCGCGTGGTGGATGCATTGGGCAATGCCATTGATGGAAAGGTGAGGGCAGATTTGTAAAAAATAGTGATGTTAATTGCTAGTTCGAGTTATTATTAGAATATGACTTTTGTACTTTGAGAATTAATGcgaaatagaaatgtattttattcTCAAACCCCTTGAACACCACATAAGAAACAGGATCTCCTGTCTGATCCTTTCGGATCTAGGCCGAGTCCTGGGGTTGTGATTAGAGGTTGACTACATCCTGGGCATATCAGGTCTGATCAGAATGGCATTAACCCTACCCTGTCCCTCAGGGTCCTCTTGGGTCTAGCATCCGTAGGCGTGTGGGTCTGAAGGCCCCTGGCATCATCCCCCGTATCTCTGTGAAGGAACCGATGCAGACTGGCATCAAGGCCGTGGACAGCCTGGTGCCCATTGGGCGTGGCCAGCGTGAGCTGATCATCGGTGACCGGCAGACTGGGTAAACACAGATGGCCAGATGCCATCTTAGAAAATACCTCTATTCCTTTAGTAGGGCTAACTGGGGATTGAGCATAGAGGTCGTCTGATTAATCGGCATAGCCGATAAATCAGGGAcgatttaaagttttcataacaatcggtaatctgcatttttggatgccgattgcACTCCGAGgggactgcgtggcaggctggcTACCTGTtatgcaaggagccaaggtaagttgctagctagcattaaacttatcttataaaaaaaacctTAACATAATACAAGTTaaatacacatggttgatattactagtttaacaagcttgtcctgcgttgcatataatcaatgtggtgcctgttcatttatcatcgaatcacaacctacttcgccaaacgggtgatttaacaagcgaaTGCGTGTACAATGCACTGTTTTAGCACCAATGTAcccaaccataaacatcaatacacaagtatatatattttttttaacctgcaCGTTTAGTTAAatgaaattcatgttagcaggaaattgtcacttctcttgcgtttatTGCATGCAGAGTCTAGGTATATGCAGCCGTTTGGGCCGCCTGACTCGTTACAAACTGAAGACTTTCTCCTAACAAATAACCAAATTAATTTTCCATAATTTCACATAATTATGacttaacattgaaggttgtgcaaagtAAATGACATATTTAgtcttatggatgccacccgttcaaTAAAATActgaacagttccgtatttcactgaaagaataaacgttgcGTTTTCGAAATGATgatttccggatttgaccatattaatggcttgtatttgtgtttattataattcttTGATTTTAAAATGCAGTCTGACtaagtggtggtaggcagcagcaggctcgtaagcattcattcaaacagcactttcctgcgtttgccagcatctatttgcaatgcttgaagcacagcgctgtttatgacttcaagcctattaaCTCCTgtgattaggctggcaatactatagtgcctgtCTAGGTGTTATAATTATTTCAGCTCTACCCAAACTTAAACGGCTTGCTCAACACGTGAAGGATGCAAAGGGACAACTCATTTcctttttaatgttttatttattattttatttatttttgttttgatgCCATTTGTTGAATATGTTGCAACAGTTGATTTGTTGAATGACAGGAAATAGGAATAGGTTGATAACCTTAAACAGAGAATAAACATGCATTATTTTACACAATAAACAATGCATGACACAGCAACAAAGCATGGCTTTGAATAAAGTAAATGTTTAAACAATTTAATCTAGCACTTCAAGCAATTACTTCTGCAGTCAGAAAATATCCACAAAAGAAGTCACCACTCCTACCAGAGTTAAACATGTAAATTGTGCTAAGCACTGGATGCAACATAATAAATAATTCCAAACATTACATACCAGTTGCGTCTTTGGGGTTGAACAATGAGCTGTTTGTATGTTGAGGACCCAAGCAAAGCTAAGCCCAAACATTTTATACCCATGCTTATCTGCCAGGTGCTCATGTAAAAGTAGTCCCTCCAGAAATCCTGGCTCAATGTTTTTAGTTCCACCTGTGTTTTTGGGTTATCTGCCCTCTTTGAAGCCTGGAGTTCTTTAAAGGAAGAGCTGCCATTGTGCTCATGTTTTGAGTGTTCTGTTTTTTGATGCAacagtgcctattagaacatccaatagtcaaaggtatgtgaatttttattttatttaaccaggtaggcaagttgcgAACAAgttctggccaagataaagcaaagcagttcgacacgaacaacaacacagttacacatggagtaaaacaaacatgcagtcaataatacagtagaaaaatgagtctatatacaatgtgagcaaatgaggtgagaaaggAGGTAAAGGAAAAAAatggccatggtggcgaagtaaatacaatatagcaagtaaaacactggaatggttgatttgcagtggaagaatgtgcaaagtggagagaaataatggggtgcaaaggagctaaataaatacagtagggaaaagggtagttgtttgggcaaaattatagatgggctatgtacaggtgcagtaatctgtgagctgctctgacagctggtgcttaaagctagtgagggagataagtgtttccagtttcagagatttttgcagttcgtaccagtcattggcagcagagaactggaaggcgaggcggccaaaggaagaatttattttggaggtgaccagagagatatacctgctggagctcgtgctacaggtgggtgctgctatggtgaccagcgaggtgagataaagggggactttacctagcagggtcttgtagatgacctggagccagtgggtttggctccAGCCAACAAGCgcttacaggtcgcagtggtgggtagtatatggggctttggagacaaaacggatggcactgtgatagactgcatccaatttattgagtagggtattggaggctattttgtaaatgacgttgccgaagtcgaggatcggtaggatggtcagttttacaagggtatgtttggcagcatgagtgaaggatgctttgttgtgaaataggaagccaattctagatttaactttggattggaaatgttttatgtgagtctggaaggagagtttagtctaaccagacacctagaatatgtggacaactacaaatacctaagaccgaaccatccagagtagtgatgttgggcgggcgggcaggtgcaggcagcgatcggttgaagcctaatctcaggagttgataggtttAAAGTCAAAAACAGCGCTGTGaagcaagcattgctaagagctgctggcaaacgcaggaaagtgaatgcttacgagcctgctgctgcctacctcCGCTTaaacagactgctctatcaaatcatagacccAATTatattataataaacacagaaatacgagccgttggtcattaatatggtcaaattcgGGAACTCATTTCGGAAACacaatgtttattctttcagtgaaatacggaaccgttccgtatttaaTCGAACGGGCGGCAACCCTAAGTATAAATATTGTTactttgcacaaccttcaatgttagtcataattatgtaaaattctggcaaattagttcgcaatgagccaggctgcccaaactgttgcatataccttgACTCTGCTTGCAATGGAAgaaagaagtgacacaatttcccaagTTAATATTGCCtactaacatgaatttcttaactaaatatgcaggtttaaaaaatatacttctgtgtattgattttaaggaaagcattgatgtttatggttaggtacattcgtgcaacgattgtgcttttgttACATCATCCctcgtttggcgaagtaggctgtgattcgatgataaattcaggcaccgcattgattatatgcaatgcaggataagctagttaactacacatggttgacgatattactaggttaactagtgaTAATGCgaagattgttttttataagtttaatgctagctagcaacttcccTTGACTCCGtgctgcactcgtgtaacaggtggtcagcctgccacgcagtttccttgtggaatgcaatgtaatcggcgtccaaaaccAGATTATGTAAACTTGAAataggccctaattaatcagaCTTCTCATTTCAACCAATTGCTACTGCCTTTCATTCTACTTAGAAACCATGCCTTCATAATTGCTGTAATTATTAGCCATCATATGAGTGTTTTCATTCTACTGCTGCGTCTTTTCAGATTTGATTCCCCAGACACAAGTATACCAGCAAAGTAATCTAATACAAATTCCTTTTCCAATCTAACAGCAAAACCGCTATTGCCATTGACACCATCATCAACCAGCGACGTTTCAACGAAGGCAAAGATGAGAAGAAGAAGCTGTACTGTATCTACGTTGCCATTGGCCAGAAGAGATCCACTGTGGCGCAGCTGGTGAAGAGGTTGACTGATGCTGATGCTATGAAGTACACCATTGTGGTTTCTGCTACAGCCTCTGATGCTGCTCCCCTGCAGTACTTGGCCCCCTACTCAGGCTGCTCCATGGGAGAGTTCTTCAGGGACAATGGCAAGCATGGCCTCATCATCTATGATGATTTATCCAAGCAGGTGAGAAGGGGAAGTTGGGGCTGAGTggagtcttgtgtgtgtgtgatgctactTCATGGAGGGAAAAAATAATGAGCTGGGCTCGCACAGTGACTTCATCCATGTTCAACAGCTGtattctctcccctccctactcTCCAGGCTGTAGCCTACCGTCAGATGTCCCTGCTGCTGCGTCGTCCCCCCGGTCGTGAGGCCTACCCCGGTGATGTGTTCTACCTGCACTCCCGTCTGCTGGAGAGGGCCGCCAAGATGCACGACAACTTTGGCGGCGGCTCCCTGACCGCTCTGCCCGTCATTGAGACCCAGGCCGGAGACGTGTCTGCTTACATCCCCACCAACGTCATCTCAATCACTGATGGACAGGTGGGTGTGATGTTGACTGGAAATGACGTCCATCCACATGTCAAAGATTAATGTAATCCCTAAACAAGAGGTGTGCTCTCTCCCTGGCAGATCTTCTTGGAGACTGAGTTGTTCTACAAAGGTATCCGCCCAGCCATCAACGTGGGTCTGTCTGTGTCCAGAGTTGGATCAGCTGCCCAGACCAAGGCCATGAAGCAGGTACGAACTGTGGTTCTGAAGGAGACTTGTCTTTGGATAAATGCGGATCAACTTCCTTGCAGTTCATCAGTTAGCccacagtatatatattttttcacttgAATCGGTCTCCTAAATCCATGATGTATTTGGTCCTTTCTGTGTAGGTGGCTGGTACCATGAAGCTGGAGCTGGCCCAGTACCGTGAGGTCGCTGCTTTCGCCCAGTTCGGCTCCGACCTGGACGCTGCCACCCAGCAGCTGCTCAACAGGGGCGTCCGTCTCACCGAGCTGCTTAAGCAGGGACAGTACTGTGAGTGTCGCCACCAGTATGCTAAAATTTTGATATTTTTGTTGTCCGCAAGGCCCACAATTTTTATTTTAATGGGTTTCTTTCCCTCCCATAGGCCCAATGGCCATTGAGGAGCAGGTGACTGTCATCTACGCTGGTGTCAGAGGTCACTTGGACAAGATGGACCCTTCTAAGATCACCAGGTTTGAGAAGGCCTTCCTTGGGCACGTACTCAGCCAACACCAGGACCTGCTCACCACAATCAGGTAACACACATGGGACTACCACAATGATCTGAGTTATAAGTCAAGTGGTTAATGTTAAAATGGTAACATGTGTTGATATACACTTCATCTGAACTGATGGGACACCATTGTTTCTTTCCAGGACTGATGGCATGATCTCACCTACAGCTGATGCCAAACTGAAGGAGATTGTGTTGACCTTCCTCTCCAGCTTTGAATAATGTGTGAAACTGCTCCTGGTCCTTCATTGTGCTTGCTACCTGTCTTGGCCCCCGTTGTCCTAATGTTATATGTGAGCTACTGAAGGCCAGAACCTCCATGTACAGATTTCTCCAAAGAATAAATAAAATTTTACAACCCTGGAGAGCTGTGGTAAAATGTGACTTTATGGTAGGGTGTGCAGGTCCAGCAGATTTTCTACTTGGAAGGGTATAAATGATCATGTGAGAAGTAAAGGAGAATCCCTGCATTCTGTTCTGTTGCAGTGATGTTTCACCCACTTGGGGTCTTATTATACTAAAACTACcctaaatacagtatcttaacTTCGTTCATGAATTTCACTTTCATCTTGTTAGAATAAAAACAGGGTGGTCTCAAAATATATTGATTTTAACAGGACATGAATTGTCATTCTTGCACCTTGTGAAAAATGCAGCACATTCAGTCAAACATGGCTCATTTCAAAATTGATTTAAATACATCTATGGGTTtgaacccttgtgtggtgttcatgtttttATTATTCACCCAATGTTAGCAGGTCTGGACCAACAACATTGGGTTTTTAAAACGATACAGCATAACAATTTATGTTAAATTACTTAATGTTGACCTATCAATTACAGCAAAATGGACAATCCCTTACATGGTTAATATTAGCCATTCACATCTGctagatcacatttatcaataGCACTTTGTTTTTGTAAACCAATGTATAAGTAAGACGGgtggaataaatcatgtttatcttGAGCAACAAATGAAATGAGGTTTTAATGTGTttattgctttgaactgaacaaattggaaggaCAAATTTTCCATAGTATTTTATGGAACTATTAAATGAGCTCCATTGACAATGCATTAAGGCTGGTCTACACACATGAGGGACAGAATTTAACTGTTGCAAATCTATTTCTTTcacttgatgcatgtgtactgtgtctttctgtctttggGTCCACACATCGCAGCGCTTCTTGTTGCTACTGGCTCCAATCTGAAAACACTTAGTGAGATGTAACATTCCTGAACTCAcgtagttacagcaggccaaggtaggagagtcagacacacgcGCATACTTCCGGTATTGGAGTTGTTGCTTCTGTGGGTTGGGCggatggggcaccagcatcctcGCGATGGCTGgggtccttgggatatgttgcttcctctggatttgaggtcttaccaatgccttgcccagccCCTTGAAAAAGAGCCCCCTCTGGAgcttccctctgttccaatctgggttcaaCGCCATCCAGATGACAAACGTGTCGTATGTCAAGATGTTGAATATCACAAGAGGCCAGCGTAGGGTTCTACTTCTGcagctgtagccagtcaccagCTTGTCTAAATTTTCCACCCCTCCTTTTGTGGCATTGTAATCCATTATGATTTCTGTTTTTTGATGCTCCTGGCCACAGATTCTCCCATCCTTATGCAGCGTACTCATGAGTACCACATTTTTGCCTTTCTTTGGCACGTAGGACACTAGGGACGTGTCGGCCATGAACACTAACTTAGAGGAATCGATAGGCCTGTTCCGTGTATTCATCAGCTGAGGTGCAAGTTCTGGCTTGCTTTTTTGTACTGTTCCTACCATcgtcagcttcctcttgagctTATGTGAAGTGAAAAAGTTATTGCAGGTGAGTTGAAAAAGGCAAACCTTTTTGTTtaatttttacttgttttcacctacaGACACACTTTTCCACACTTTTATTACCCTCGGGTCCAGTGGACCCGAATACCacatatgtaatataaatgtgtaggggggtgcacagtgtacactcaatgaaaatgtgttattttacatgctattcacagaaaatgagccaagGCCAA contains these protein-coding regions:
- the LOC109896142 gene encoding ATP synthase subunit alpha, mitochondrial-like — its product is MLSVRVAAALARSLPRRAGFVSKNVAAASVGVNHLHTHRPCLAAKTGTAEVSSILEEKILGADTSADLEETGRVLSIGDGIARVYGLRNVQAEEMVEFSSGLKGMSLNLEPDNVGVVVFGNDKLIKEGDIVKRTGAIVDVPVGEELLGRVVDALGNAIDGKGPLGSSIRRRVGLKAPGIIPRISVKEPMQTGIKAVDSLVPIGRGQRELIIGDRQTGKTAIAIDTIINQRRFNEGKDEKKKLYCIYVAIGQKRSTVAQLVKRLTDADAMKYTIVVSATASDAAPLQYLAPYSGCSMGEFFRDNGKHGLIIYDDLSKQAVAYRQMSLLLRRPPGREAYPGDVFYLHSRLLERAAKMHDNFGGGSLTALPVIETQAGDVSAYIPTNVISITDGQIFLETELFYKGIRPAINVGLSVSRVGSAAQTKAMKQVAGTMKLELAQYREVAAFAQFGSDLDAATQQLLNRGVRLTELLKQGQYCPMAIEEQVTVIYAGVRGHLDKMDPSKITRFEKAFLGHVLSQHQDLLTTIRTDGMISPTADAKLKEIVLTFLSSFE